Proteins encoded within one genomic window of Ovis aries strain OAR_USU_Benz2616 breed Rambouillet chromosome 1, ARS-UI_Ramb_v3.0, whole genome shotgun sequence:
- the MSTO1 gene encoding protein misato homolog 1, translating to MAGGAREVLTLQLGHFAGFVGAHWWNQQDAALCRPTDAKEPPGELCPDVLYRTGRTLHGQETYTPRLILMDLKGSLSSLKQEGGLYRDKQLDAAIAWQGKLTTHKEELYPKNPYLQDLLSAEGVLSSDGTWRVKSIPNGKGLPPFTNGRTPKPVMPTEGSIRVWSDFLRVHLHPRSICMIHKYNHDGEAGRLEAFGQGESILKEPKYLEELEDRLHFYVEECDYLQGFQILCDLHDGFSGLGAKAAELLQDEYSGRGIITWGLLPGPYRLGELQKNIYRLLNTAFGLVHLSAHSSLVCPLSLGGSLGLRPEPPVSFPLLQYDAALPFHCGAILATALDTVTVPYRLCSSPVSMVHLADMLNFSGKKVVSAGATIPFPLVPSQSLPDALMQLGEATPWTPLSACGDPSGTCCFAQSVVLRGLDRARHTSQLTPGTPLPSPLHACTTGEEVLAQYLQQQQPRVRSSSHLLLTPCKVVPPYPSLFSSSLSQHGSVLDGLPTGTAVESIPVLGALCSSSSLNRALGDLAKDLSKLDLRRWASFMDAGVEQDDLEETLQELRSLAQCYESGGGRLVD from the exons ATGGCGGGCGGGGCTCGGGAGGTGCTCACTTTGCAGTTGGGACATTTTGCGGGTTTCGTGGGAGCGCACTGGTGGAACCAGCAG GATGCTGCGTTGTGCAGGCCGACCGATGCCAAGGAGCCGCCGGGAGAGCTGTGCCCCGACGTCCTGTACCGGACCGGCCGGACATTACACGGCCAAGAGACCTACACGCCGAGACTCATCCTCATGGATCTGAAGG GTAGTCTGAGCTCTCTAAAGCAAGAAGGTGGACTCTACAGGGACAAACAGCTAGATGCTGCCATAGCATG GCAAGGGAAGCTCACCACACACAAAGAGGAACTCTATCCCAAGAACCCTTATCTCCAGGACCTTCTGAGTGCAGAG GGAGTGCTAAGTAGTGATGGTACCTGGAGGGTCAAATCGATTCCCAATGGCAAAG GTCTCCCACCATTCACCAACGGTAGGACTCCAAAACCAGTTATGCCCACAGAGGGCAGTATCAGAGTCTGGTCAGACTTCCTCAGAGTCCATCTCCACCCCCGGAGCATCTGTATGATTCACAAGTACAACCATGATGG GGAGGCAGGCCGCCTGGAGGCTTTCGGCCAAGGGGAGAGCATCCTAAAGGAACCCAAGTACCTGGAAGAGCTGGAGGACAGGCTGCATTTCTACGTGGAGGAGTGTGACTACCTGCAG GGCTTCCAGATTCTGTGTGACCTGCATGATGGCTTCTCGGGGCTGGGTGCCAAGGCTGCGGAGTTGCTACAAGACGAGTATTCAGGGCGGGGAATAATCACCTGGGGCCTGCTCCCTGGTCCGTACCGCCTTGGG GagctgcagaaaaacatctaccgtCTGTTAAACACCGCTTTCGGGCTGGTGCACCTGTCTGCTCACAGCTCTCTGGTCTGCCCCTTATCCTTGGGTGGGAGCCTGGGGCTGCGACCCGAGCCGCCCGTCAGCTTCCCTCTCCTGCAGTATGAT GCCGCTCTGCCCTTCCACTGTGGTGCCATCCTGGCTACAGCCCTGGACACAGTCACTGTTCCTTATCGCCTATGCTCCTCACCAGTTTCCATGGTCCATCTGGCTGATATGCTGAACTTCTCTGGGAAAAAG GTGGTGAGCGCAGGAGCAACTATCCCCTTCCCCTTAGTTCCAAGCCAGTCCCTCCCTGATGCCCTGATGCAGCTTGGCGAGGCCACCCCGTGGACCCCACTGTCTGCATGTGGGGACCCTTCTGGAACATGCTGCTTTGCCCAGTCGGTGGTGCTGAGGGGTCTAGACAGAGCACGCCACACCAG CCAGCTCACCCCCGGGAcgcctctgccctccccactccATGCGTGCACCACTGGGGAAGAAGTCTTGGCCCAGtatttgcagcagcagcagcctagagtCAGGAG CTCTTCTCATCTGCTGCTGACTCCCTGCAAGGTGGTCCCTCCttacccctccctcttctcctcaaGCCTCAGCCAGCACGGTTCAGTTCTGGACGGTCTCCCAACAGGGACAG CGGTGGAGAGCATCCCAGTGCTCGGGGCCctctgctcctcttcctccttgaaCCGGGCCCTGGGGGATTTGGCCAAAGATCTCTCCAAACTCGACCTGCGGCGCTGGGCCAGCTTCATGGACGCTGGGGTGGAACAGGATGACCTAGAAGAGACGCTGCAGGAACTGCGCAGCCTGGCCCAGTGCTACGAGAGCGGCGGCGGCAGACTCGTGGACTAA